A genomic region of Myxosarcina sp. GI1 contains the following coding sequences:
- a CDS encoding sulfurtransferase TusA family protein yields MSESSSIGADARLDLRGTPCPINFVRTKLRLEQMSPGSLLEVWLDPGEPIEQVPDSLTMEGYQLEKIEDRQEFFSLLVRRPETL; encoded by the coding sequence ATGAGCGAATCATCCTCAATTGGAGCAGACGCTCGTCTCGATTTGAGAGGTACTCCCTGTCCGATTAACTTCGTACGCACTAAGCTACGTTTAGAACAAATGTCCCCTGGTTCTTTACTTGAAGTGTGGCTCGACCCCGGCGAACCAATCGAACAAGTTCCCGATAGTCTGACAATGGAAGGATATCAGTTAGAAAAAATTGAAGATCGACAGGAATTTTTTTCGCTGTTAGTTCGTCGTCCTGAAACTTTGTGA